In the Alphaproteobacteria bacterium genome, CAAACACCGTCACCTCGAAACCCAACAGCTTTTCGTCGAGCAGGCCGCGATAGCCCTTGATGAAGCCGGCTTCCTCCAGCGCCCGCACCCGCCGCAGGCAGGGGGGTGCCGAGATGCCGACCCGGCGCGCCAGTTCCACATTGGTCATGCGCCCGTCGTCCTGAAGCTCTTTCAGGATTTTCCAGTCGATGGCATCGAGGCGGGCGGACAACGGGCAACTCCCAGGCGATTCCGGCCCTCATTAGCCTGAAAGCCGCGGGCACGAAAGAATATTGCGCGAAACCCCTGGGCCCGGCTCGTTATCCGCATCTAATTACCGGAGCTTAGTTGCGGTGGGTTGCGAAACTTGCATGGCTGGCCCGAACCCTTACATTTGGGGCGAAACACGACTCGACCGGCAAAGGGGCACGACCGCACCAAGAGCGGCTCCGCAGCGCCGTCCGGCCAGGAGCCCCCTGAATGTCCAAAGTCACCCACGCCAAGCTGATCATCATCGGCTCGGGTCCCGCCGGTTGCACTGCGGCAATCTATGCGGCGCGCGCGATGCTGGAGCCGGTGATGATCCGCGGCGTGCAGGCCGGCGGCCAGCTCACCATCACCACCGACGTCGAGAACTACCCTGGCTTCGCCGAGGTCATCCAGGGTCCCTGGCTCATGGAGCAGATGGAGAAGCAGGCCGCGCATGTCGGCACGAGGCTTGTCGCCGACCAGGTCGTCAGGCTCGACCTCTCGCAGCGGCCGTTCCGGCTCGAATGCGACTCGGGCGATGTCTATCTCGCCGACGCGATCGTGCTCGCGACCGGCGCGCAGGCGCGCTGGCTCGATCTCCCGAGCGAACAGAAATTCAAGGGCTACGGCGTCTCGGCCTGCGCGACCTGCGACGGCTTCTTCTATCGCGGCAAGAACGTCATCGTGGTCGGCGGCGGCAACACCGCGGTCGAGGAAGCGCTGTTCCTCACCAATTTTGCCGCGCACGTGACCGTCGTCCACCGCCGCGATCATTTCCGTGCCGAGAAGATTCTGCAGGACCGGCTGTTCAAGAATCCGAAGATCTCGGTGATCTGGGACAGCGTGCTGCATGACGTCACCGGCGACGACAATCCGCTCAAGGTGAAAAGCGTGGCGCTGAAGAATGTGAAG is a window encoding:
- the trxB gene encoding thioredoxin-disulfide reductase, with the translated sequence MSKVTHAKLIIIGSGPAGCTAAIYAARAMLEPVMIRGVQAGGQLTITTDVENYPGFAEVIQGPWLMEQMEKQAAHVGTRLVADQVVRLDLSQRPFRLECDSGDVYLADAIVLATGAQARWLDLPSEQKFKGYGVSACATCDGFFYRGKNVIVVGGGNTAVEEALFLTNFAAHVTVVHRRDHFRAEKILQDRLFKNPKISVIWDSVLHDVTGDDNPLKVKSVALKNVKSGVISEKQADGVFIAIGHSPATELVQGQLEMKPSGYVKVAPFSTATSVPGVFAAGDVTDDIYRQAVTAAGLGCMAALEAERFLAAQEERRDAAE